The following proteins are co-located in the Piscirickettsia litoralis genome:
- a CDS encoding type III PLP-dependent enzyme has protein sequence MNTTIQSKIHGLIKNIKNEKISHNDQSLFCSYFYDLDSLKTHSQEIVRELPQSCQMFYATKANSELPILKTLSEDVHGFEVASLGELELIQQHFPNHPIIFGGPGKTNDELAACLKSKQVELIHIESFFELIRLSDLCKKNKQSCDILLRLNIELPSLPKTKLTMGGSPTPFGMDEETLISCLSFISRQNDIHLKGIHLHLASLQTCEETHLNLIADYFDYFKKLQKHGQLTLNHLNVGGGIGINYNDPNHKFNWRYFCSKLDTIIKNKELTNTTIRFECGRYISAFCGYYAIEVIDIKETHDQNFIICRGGTHHFRTPYAQGHSHPFTILPIEHWPHSYTRPELKQATANIVGQLCTPKDKLAYNRHIHHIRVGDIVIFSHAGAYAWNISHHNFLRHPQPDMHFIKG, from the coding sequence ATGAATACTACAATTCAATCAAAAATACATGGTCTTATTAAAAATATAAAAAATGAAAAAATAAGTCATAATGATCAATCTCTCTTTTGTTCGTATTTCTATGACCTTGATTCACTTAAAACGCATAGTCAGGAAATTGTCCGGGAATTGCCTCAATCTTGTCAGATGTTTTATGCGACAAAAGCAAATTCAGAGCTTCCAATACTTAAAACACTGTCAGAAGATGTGCATGGGTTTGAGGTCGCTTCATTAGGTGAGCTAGAACTGATACAACAACACTTTCCAAATCACCCTATTATTTTTGGCGGCCCGGGTAAAACCAATGATGAATTAGCTGCTTGCCTTAAGAGTAAGCAAGTCGAGTTAATCCATATCGAAAGTTTTTTCGAGCTTATACGCTTAAGTGATTTATGCAAGAAAAATAAACAATCGTGCGATATTTTACTACGTTTAAATATCGAACTTCCTTCCCTACCGAAAACAAAGCTTACAATGGGCGGAAGCCCAACACCCTTTGGTATGGATGAAGAAACACTTATTTCTTGCCTAAGTTTTATTAGCCGACAAAATGATATTCATCTAAAAGGTATTCATTTACATCTTGCTTCTTTGCAAACATGTGAAGAAACTCACTTAAACTTGATAGCTGATTATTTTGATTACTTTAAAAAGCTACAAAAACACGGCCAGCTAACTCTTAACCACCTTAATGTTGGTGGCGGCATCGGCATTAATTATAATGATCCTAATCATAAATTTAACTGGCGATATTTTTGCTCTAAGCTCGATACAATAATTAAAAATAAAGAGCTCACTAATACAACCATCCGTTTTGAGTGTGGGCGCTATATCAGCGCTTTTTGCGGTTATTATGCGATCGAAGTCATCGATATCAAAGAAACACACGATCAAAACTTTATTATTTGCCGAGGAGGAACCCATCACTTTCGTACCCCCTATGCCCAAGGTCATAGCCACCCTTTTACAATTTTGCCTATAGAGCATTGGCCTCACAGCTATACACGACCTGAACTTAAACAAGCAACAGCAAATATCGTCGGCCAACTCTGCACCCCTAAAGATAAACTTGCTTACAATCGCCATATTCACCACATACGTGTTGGGGATATTGTTATTTTTAGCCATGCTGGTGCTTATGCTTGGAATATTTCCCACCATAACTTTCTACGCCACCCTCAACCTGATATGCATTTTATTAAAGGTTAA
- a CDS encoding IucA/IucC family protein: MITLLKMIYQQYETRDNSPLLFAINEYKAAVYQTIICNHQNTNLSQDKINKINKINYKNFSSLLQCDHIASFLDHPLYPTARAKLGFNTQDLYHYTTEFKAKFKLNWIAVPKALSTLSGTLPSFWPSFTDVGLNQSLQHRYTLLPVHPFLIQRLKSLLNSQEIELPFIKAPRSFLTVKPTLSIRTVSITDHNNFHLKLPLDIRTLSTKNIRTIKASTINDGHQVQSLLEYIRSQDIELRNNISLTSEHTGMHVNSQPMLAFILRQYPEQLKNHWIIPIAALGAKNNGKLIIQHLVDDHFNKDINQFLNSYFNLIIHTHLKLWLVYGVALEANQQNSLLVINPTTKNLSLLFKDNDAPRINSKILIKALPQSQDYLKKNHGSTYFN; the protein is encoded by the coding sequence ATGATTACGCTGCTCAAAATGATCTACCAACAATATGAAACTCGAGATAACAGCCCTCTCTTATTTGCCATTAATGAATATAAAGCGGCTGTATACCAAACTATAATTTGCAATCATCAAAACACAAACTTATCCCAGGATAAAATCAATAAAATCAATAAAATTAATTATAAAAATTTTTCAAGTCTATTGCAGTGTGATCATATTGCCTCATTTTTAGATCACCCGCTTTATCCCACCGCCAGAGCAAAATTAGGCTTTAACACACAAGACTTATATCATTACACTACTGAATTTAAAGCTAAGTTCAAACTCAACTGGATTGCTGTACCAAAAGCCTTATCAACACTCTCTGGCACTCTTCCTTCATTTTGGCCAAGCTTTACCGATGTAGGCTTAAATCAATCACTCCAACACCGTTATACGCTACTTCCTGTTCATCCATTTTTAATCCAACGTTTAAAAAGCCTGCTTAATTCACAAGAAATAGAGTTACCTTTCATTAAAGCACCTCGCTCATTCCTCACAGTCAAACCAACCTTATCAATCCGCACGGTAAGCATAACAGATCATAATAATTTTCACCTAAAACTGCCCTTAGATATTCGAACTCTCAGCACTAAAAATATTCGCACAATTAAAGCCAGCACAATTAATGATGGCCACCAGGTCCAGTCTTTGCTTGAATATATTCGCTCTCAAGATATTGAACTAAGAAATAACATTTCCCTAACCTCAGAGCATACCGGCATGCATGTCAACTCTCAGCCAATGCTTGCCTTTATTTTACGTCAGTACCCAGAGCAACTAAAAAACCACTGGATTATTCCAATCGCTGCACTAGGTGCAAAAAATAATGGCAAGCTTATCATTCAACATTTAGTTGATGATCACTTTAATAAAGATATAAATCAATTTTTAAACAGTTACTTTAATCTTATTATCCATACGCACTTAAAGCTCTGGTTAGTTTATGGAGTTGCACTCGAAGCGAATCAGCAAAATAGTCTACTTGTCATCAACCCAACAACTAAAAACCTTTCCTTATTATTTAAAGATAACGATGCCCCAAGAATAAACTCTAAAATCCTTATTAAGGCACTACCTCAATCACAAGACTATTTGAAAAAAAATCATGGATCAACGTATTTTAACTGA
- a CDS encoding nucleoside deaminase has protein sequence MCYQEISAPSDQWIQLANEEALESVKNGGGPFGAVVVQIDSHSGEVIRHWVNRNRVTLQRDPTAHAEIVTIRMAAAELGVFNLGAIHQDKSKLFQPSQLSHCVIYSSTEPCPMCMSAIYWAGIKN, from the coding sequence ATGTGTTATCAGGAAATTTCAGCGCCAAGTGATCAGTGGATTCAGCTCGCAAATGAGGAAGCGTTAGAGTCTGTTAAAAATGGCGGTGGGCCTTTTGGTGCAGTTGTGGTTCAGATTGATAGCCATTCTGGGGAGGTGATACGCCACTGGGTTAACCGTAATCGTGTGACTTTGCAGCGTGATCCTACTGCACATGCTGAAATTGTAACTATCCGTATGGCAGCAGCGGAACTTGGAGTGTTCAATTTAGGAGCCATTCACCAGGATAAATCAAAGTTATTTCAGCCCAGTCAGTTGTCACATTGCGTGATATACAGTAGCACAGAGCCATGTCCGATGTGTATGTCTGCTATTTATTGGGCTGGCATCAAAAATTAA
- a CDS encoding ATP-grasp domain-containing protein produces the protein MDYCLKLWQQSPNKSLLIEEFIEGQVCSIETLGNGEKLQILGGFKIELGSPPHFIEQGARWVDQFDSETTSALLQVLNQLGINFGACHTEFIRTPTGPKIIEINYRSIGDYREFLLDDLFNQQYFKTVIDYLLGKPYKKFN, from the coding sequence ATGGACTACTGCCTAAAATTATGGCAGCAATCCCCAAATAAAAGTTTACTTATCGAAGAGTTTATCGAAGGTCAAGTCTGTAGCATAGAAACACTCGGCAATGGAGAAAAACTGCAAATTCTAGGGGGCTTTAAAATAGAATTAGGCTCCCCCCCTCACTTTATCGAACAAGGTGCAAGATGGGTTGATCAGTTTGACTCAGAAACAACCTCGGCACTATTGCAGGTACTCAATCAGCTCGGCATTAACTTTGGTGCCTGCCATACCGAATTTATCAGGACACCAACAGGCCCCAAAATCATAGAAATTAATTATCGCAGCATAGGTGACTATAGAGAATTTTTGCTTGATGACTTATTTAATCAACAATACTTTAAGACAGTTATTGACTACCTTCTTGGCAAACCTTATAAAAAATTTAATTAA
- a CDS encoding flagellar basal body-associated FliL family protein, with protein sequence MQLFAIKRLLLIMCLLLAAVANITAKSAVELSYIHIRPQFLTNLQGSTKHLYVEVSLLIPKDPKTEEIINNNMPLIRSALVDLFSEQTLEKLSKKHGVNGLQSEALKTITRVLTENAERVDIKRVLFTKFNYN encoded by the coding sequence GTGCAGTTATTTGCAATTAAACGTTTGTTATTGATCATGTGTTTATTGCTCGCTGCGGTGGCTAATATCACAGCTAAGTCTGCCGTTGAACTTTCTTATATTCATATTCGTCCTCAATTTTTGACTAACTTGCAAGGATCGACCAAGCATCTTTATGTTGAAGTGTCTTTATTAATTCCTAAAGACCCTAAAACTGAAGAAATTATTAATAATAATATGCCTCTGATTCGCAGCGCGTTAGTTGATTTATTTAGCGAACAAACTCTAGAAAAACTATCTAAAAAGCATGGGGTGAATGGCTTACAAAGTGAGGCGCTAAAAACAATCACGCGGGTGTTGACTGAAAATGCGGAAAGAGTCGATATTAAGCGTGTGTTATTTACTAAATTTAATTACAATTAA
- a CDS encoding MFS transporter yields MPYPYLLLASFIFNFSTVISFPYFITLLQNHFDIHSGVMLGFLFGLPHVVYLISIFTLQKHQQKPSHQTWMFIISLIILALSFYWQSLTASFSILITMRILMGVAITLGFISLNRMISTLKLQKQEGKVFGWLDSISKWAGVCAGLIAGISYQSLGITAPFAIGGFVLLITSLFLSIYLCKRQHMITRSYHA; encoded by the coding sequence TTGCCTTACCCTTATCTGTTATTAGCAAGCTTTATATTTAATTTTAGCACTGTTATCAGTTTTCCTTATTTTATTACTCTTTTACAAAACCACTTTGATATACATTCTGGAGTAATGTTAGGCTTTCTTTTTGGTTTACCTCATGTGGTCTACTTAATTAGTATTTTTACCTTGCAAAAACATCAGCAAAAACCATCACACCAGACTTGGATGTTTATCATTTCATTAATCATCTTAGCCTTGAGTTTTTATTGGCAGAGCCTAACAGCAAGTTTTTCTATATTAATCACAATGCGTATTTTAATGGGCGTTGCAATTACCCTTGGATTTATTAGCCTCAATCGAATGATTTCAACATTAAAGCTGCAAAAACAAGAAGGTAAAGTCTTCGGTTGGCTTGATAGTATTAGCAAGTGGGCAGGCGTTTGTGCAGGCTTGATTGCAGGCATCAGCTATCAGTCACTAGGAATAACAGCACCTTTTGCGATAGGTGGCTTTGTTTTACTCATTACTTCTCTTTTTCTAAGCATCTATTTGTGTAAACGTCAACACATGATTACGAGGTCATATCATGCCTAA
- the rlmB gene encoding 23S rRNA (guanosine(2251)-2'-O)-methyltransferase RlmB, producing the protein MKNSKELIFGIHAVSALLKRAPEQVKVLYLLKGRSDPKIDTLVDLARQGGVTIERVTRSGLDRLAPDQTHQGVVAHYVGGHSYNEDDLHRIVEKAGKDAWLLILDGVEDPHNLGACLRTAEAAGVTAVIAQKNRSAPLSATARKVACGAAETLPLVLVTNLSRTIESLQQEGFWVTGLAGEAEKSVYEIDFSGRQIIILGAEGTGMRRLTREHCDFLAHIPMAGAVSSLNVSVATGVCLFEAVRQRQLGGK; encoded by the coding sequence ATGAAAAACTCAAAAGAACTCATCTTTGGCATTCATGCCGTGAGCGCCTTGTTAAAACGAGCGCCTGAGCAAGTTAAAGTGCTTTACTTATTGAAAGGGCGTAGTGACCCTAAAATTGATACGTTAGTTGACTTAGCCCGCCAAGGGGGAGTGACTATAGAGCGAGTGACACGCAGTGGCCTAGATCGCTTGGCGCCGGATCAAACTCACCAGGGAGTGGTTGCTCATTATGTGGGTGGACACAGCTATAATGAAGATGATCTGCATCGCATTGTTGAAAAAGCAGGCAAGGACGCTTGGCTGTTAATTCTTGATGGTGTTGAAGATCCGCATAATTTAGGTGCATGTTTGCGTACAGCAGAAGCGGCTGGGGTGACTGCGGTCATTGCCCAAAAAAATCGCTCAGCTCCTTTGAGTGCAACGGCACGTAAAGTGGCTTGTGGGGCTGCAGAAACACTTCCGTTGGTATTGGTGACGAATTTATCTCGGACTATAGAAAGTTTACAGCAAGAAGGTTTTTGGGTGACAGGTTTGGCTGGAGAAGCTGAAAAAAGTGTCTATGAGATTGATTTTTCAGGGCGACAAATCATTATTCTCGGTGCAGAAGGCACGGGAATGCGGCGCTTAACACGAGAGCATTGTGATTTTCTCGCACATATTCCAATGGCAGGCGCGGTTTCTAGTTTGAATGTTTCTGTGGCAACCGGGGTGTGTTTGTTTGAGGCGGTGCGTCAACGCCAACTAGGAGGAAAGTAA
- a CDS encoding IucA/IucC family protein → MPNLHPVYSMDSTSLAERHSIQALLNCYCREIAMPNHGLKLLPLHREDTLYAYLDDRASLIEKKYQLILILPDHQKILIAIHKPSLTYHFTYVSVPIITSSNETSSLSKSHYKLLYFSDLVLTITNALAKQHESSINLEFIQQAIQSYQVMECFLKQRPNNHHLNFIQSEQSLVFGHEFHPTPKARQGFEAEDIHIYSPELSNSFQLYYFKINKSQLRKYNQNHQLPPVIIEKEDHLLYPIHPWQAQYLLQQEEVKQVLINNHIQPIGPLGDYFSATSSVRTLFQENHPYFYKFSLNVRLTNCIRKNSETELKTAIELTHILNQHTQDLSKKHRSVTLLNESHAFSLKLDMIITNNPILNKKITEGFGFILRDNPLFQNTSDITSPSEPLLAVGLFSSQPHQNSWIETILLKLARHEKCPYEEVALKWFNRYINILIPAILDYYLCHGITFEPHLQNVLIKLDDEYPCHIYLRDLEGTKLNPKYSNISLNHLDQATRSSMTYNTDQSWQRIIYCLFINNISSSIHFISKNSEHLEKKLWQNVSLTLRKYQTKLSNQQALEFKQRLFNPTWPYKANLKTRFLKSADKKQNIFL, encoded by the coding sequence ATGCCTAATCTACATCCTGTTTACTCTATGGACTCAACCTCTTTAGCCGAACGTCACTCTATTCAAGCATTATTAAACTGCTATTGCCGCGAAATTGCAATGCCGAATCATGGGCTAAAGCTATTACCATTACACCGAGAAGACACACTTTATGCTTATCTGGATGATAGAGCCTCTCTTATTGAGAAAAAATACCAATTAATACTTATCCTACCAGATCACCAAAAAATCCTTATCGCGATACATAAGCCGAGCTTAACCTATCACTTTACCTATGTTTCTGTGCCAATTATTACTTCAAGTAATGAAACATCCAGCCTGAGCAAATCCCACTATAAGCTTCTTTATTTTAGTGATTTAGTATTAACCATTACAAATGCGCTTGCCAAACAACATGAATCATCTATTAATTTAGAGTTTATACAACAAGCAATCCAAAGCTATCAAGTGATGGAGTGTTTTTTAAAACAACGACCGAACAACCATCATCTTAACTTTATCCAATCAGAACAATCTTTAGTTTTTGGTCATGAGTTTCACCCAACACCTAAAGCAAGACAAGGTTTTGAGGCGGAAGATATTCATATTTATTCACCCGAACTATCAAACTCATTTCAACTTTACTATTTCAAAATTAATAAAAGTCAATTAAGGAAGTACAATCAGAATCATCAGCTGCCTCCAGTTATTATAGAAAAAGAAGATCATTTGCTCTACCCTATTCACCCTTGGCAAGCTCAATATCTATTGCAGCAAGAAGAAGTCAAGCAAGTGCTGATTAATAACCATATTCAACCCATAGGCCCATTAGGTGATTACTTTTCAGCGACTTCTTCTGTACGCACACTTTTTCAGGAAAACCACCCATACTTTTATAAGTTCTCCCTCAATGTACGCTTAACAAACTGTATCCGTAAAAACTCTGAAACTGAACTAAAAACAGCAATAGAACTCACACATATTCTCAACCAACACACTCAAGACCTCAGCAAAAAACACCGATCTGTCACCCTACTTAACGAGTCTCATGCATTTAGCCTAAAGCTGGATATGATTATTACTAATAATCCAATATTAAACAAAAAAATCACAGAAGGCTTTGGCTTTATCTTAAGAGATAACCCACTTTTCCAAAACACCTCTGATATTACATCACCTTCAGAGCCTTTACTTGCAGTAGGATTATTTTCTAGCCAACCCCATCAAAATAGTTGGATTGAAACAATTCTGCTTAAATTAGCACGCCATGAAAAATGTCCGTATGAGGAAGTTGCTCTTAAGTGGTTCAACCGCTATATCAACATACTGATTCCAGCAATTTTAGATTACTATTTGTGCCATGGCATTACCTTTGAGCCTCACTTGCAGAATGTACTCATTAAGTTAGACGATGAATACCCTTGCCATATTTACTTACGAGATTTAGAAGGAACAAAACTAAACCCTAAATACAGCAATATTTCTCTTAATCACCTGGACCAAGCCACCCGATCATCAATGACTTATAATACTGATCAAAGTTGGCAGCGCATTATTTACTGTCTTTTTATCAACAATATATCAAGCAGCATTCACTTTATCAGTAAAAACTCTGAACATCTAGAAAAAAAACTCTGGCAAAATGTATCACTCACCTTAAGAAAATACCAAACCAAACTTTCTAACCAGCAAGCTTTAGAGTTTAAGCAAAGACTCTTTAACCCAACTTGGCCCTATAAGGCAAACTTAAAAACACGATTTTTAAAAAGCGCAGACAAAAAGCAAAATATATTCCTTTAG
- a CDS encoding MFS transporter — MFHLVNSPLVGFLYVLPTLLTAIASPLWGKFADKVNKKSALLRAQLGLSLSFLIAALSSGHLVIFIISLCLQGVLGGTLAAANAYLATTSNRNQLSNLLNLTQFSARAALLIAPIAIGFLINLFSPLSVYFLTCSYHFSFSNYYLFISS, encoded by the coding sequence ATTTTTCACTTAGTTAACTCCCCTTTAGTTGGCTTTTTATATGTGCTGCCAACATTGCTCACAGCAATCGCCAGCCCACTATGGGGAAAGTTTGCCGATAAAGTCAATAAGAAATCTGCCTTACTAAGGGCACAACTTGGCCTATCTTTAAGCTTTTTAATTGCCGCCCTTTCATCCGGACATTTAGTCATTTTTATTATTTCGTTGTGCCTACAGGGTGTGTTAGGAGGAACACTGGCTGCAGCAAATGCCTATCTTGCAACGACTTCTAATCGCAACCAGTTAAGTAACCTATTGAACCTCACTCAGTTTTCAGCACGAGCCGCACTTTTAATCGCTCCGATTGCAATTGGGTTTCTTATTAACCTGTTTTCACCACTAAGCGTTTATTTTTTGACTTGCTCTTATCACTTTAGTTTCAGCAATTATTATTTATTTATCAGTTCCTAA
- a CDS encoding ABC transporter ATP-binding protein: MFAQQNKLISPQPSPLSCANIHFKIKGQTILNDITLEIPAGKISALIGPNGSGKSTLLKLLTGLITPNQGYIDLNQSELSTFKRKEIAKYISFLPQRSVIPDQFTVEDLIVAGRYPHQGLLRRLHAKDQQVIHWALDVTEMTKYRQRHLHQLSGGQQQRAWLAMILAQETPLILLDEPTTYLDIKHQLQMIELIKNLNINHNKTILWVLHDLNQAIQNSDYLFVLKNGQLITQGTPKQLITDDKLAQTFEITIDAAQYHEQKFFNIFKITHRPTGAFRKNSTMKRLPYLWCLSVALNFIIFIVIKRI, translated from the coding sequence ATGTTTGCTCAACAAAATAAACTTATATCCCCTCAACCAAGCCCCTTAAGTTGTGCTAATATACATTTTAAAATTAAAGGTCAAACCATTCTTAATGATATTACCTTAGAGATCCCCGCTGGAAAAATTTCAGCACTGATAGGTCCCAATGGCTCTGGTAAAAGCACTCTTCTTAAGCTGCTTACCGGTTTAATTACACCCAATCAAGGTTATATTGACCTCAATCAATCAGAGCTATCTACGTTCAAACGCAAAGAAATCGCTAAGTATATTTCATTTTTGCCTCAGCGTTCAGTCATTCCAGATCAGTTTACCGTTGAGGATTTAATTGTTGCTGGACGTTATCCTCATCAGGGTTTGCTCAGACGACTTCACGCCAAAGATCAACAAGTGATTCACTGGGCCTTAGATGTGACAGAAATGACAAAATACCGTCAACGACATTTGCACCAATTATCTGGCGGTCAACAACAACGTGCCTGGCTTGCAATGATTCTTGCCCAAGAAACCCCTCTGATTTTACTTGATGAGCCAACAACTTATTTAGATATTAAGCATCAGTTACAAATGATTGAACTTATCAAAAACCTGAATATTAACCATAATAAAACAATTCTTTGGGTTTTACATGACCTTAATCAAGCAATTCAAAACAGCGACTATCTATTCGTATTGAAAAATGGTCAGCTCATCACCCAAGGCACACCCAAACAGTTAATAACAGACGATAAGCTTGCTCAAACCTTTGAAATTACGATAGACGCTGCTCAATACCACGAGCAAAAATTTTTTAATATTTTCAAAATAACCCACAGGCCCACAGGCGCCTTTCGCAAAAATAGCACTATGAAGAGGCTGCCCTATTTATGGTGCCTCTCCGTAGCGCTCAACTTCATTATTTTTATAGTAATCAAACGCATCTAA
- a CDS encoding rubredoxin, with protein sequence MAEYKRYMCIVCGFIYDEAEGWPEDGIPPGTHWQDVSETWQCPDCGASKDDFEMVEIED encoded by the coding sequence ATGGCCGAATACAAACGCTATATGTGTATCGTTTGTGGTTTTATTTATGATGAAGCGGAGGGGTGGCCTGAAGATGGCATCCCTCCAGGAACACATTGGCAGGATGTTTCTGAAACGTGGCAGTGCCCAGATTGTGGTGCAAGCAAAGATGATTTTGAAATGGTTGAGATAGAAGATTAA
- the rnr gene encoding ribonuclease R encodes MADRGVIYWAIFSRPLEYKNLWQKMKITTKKTKQDPHAKREANKYENPIASREHILELIKSEQMAVSRQDIAERLALVDEDSLEALRRRLRAMERDGQLVRKKEGYYPADKFELVEGRVHAHKDGFGFVCLDDADDVFLSVGQMKALWHGDTVQARISGTGSKGRREGTVVDIIERGVEHVTGRFFKSARGSYVEPDDKKTKQRIFITSENSGGAENGQMVNVLITSHPSYRRQADGRVVEILGDYMAPGMETDVALRVHNIPHEWPEAVQEQINSFSEEVLEKDKKGRVDLRELPLVTIDGEDARDFDDAVYCEKKASGGWRLYVAIADVSHYVRKGSALDKEALKRGNSVYFSGRVVPMLPEVLSNGLCSLNPHVDRLCMVSEMTISAAGRLSGYKFYQAVMRSHARLTYTDVSQILEHDDTTLKEKYRELVPHLQSLYAMYQVLLKRREERGALDFETTELKVLFRPDRKIDKIVPTVRNEAHRLIEECMLCANVATARFLRKHKLAALYRVHEGPKADKVVDVRKFFSELGLTLGGGSKPSPQDYSAALKSIQGRDDFNIVQTVLLRSLMQAVYAPDEKGHFGLAYPAYTHFTSPIRRYPDLLIHRAIRHQLGLTGGVGYSEEKMAHYGEHCSMTERRADEATRDALDALKCEYMLDKIGETFTGTISAVTHFGIFVQIKDVYIEGLVHVSQLQGDYYHFDATRHCLMGERTKRSYTLGDEVEIIVANVNLDTKMIDFSLTEFLQENAQVKEKSKSKSQRRRSKTTKKKSTEAQAKPKNGNG; translated from the coding sequence ATGGCCGATAGGGGTGTTATTTATTGGGCTATTTTTTCTCGCCCATTAGAGTATAAAAATTTATGGCAAAAAATGAAGATAACAACTAAAAAAACAAAACAAGACCCTCACGCAAAACGTGAGGCGAATAAATATGAAAATCCAATTGCAAGCCGTGAGCATATTTTAGAACTGATTAAATCTGAGCAAATGGCTGTATCACGTCAAGATATTGCTGAACGTTTAGCACTTGTTGATGAAGACAGCTTAGAAGCATTACGCCGACGCTTACGAGCGATGGAGCGTGATGGTCAGCTTGTGCGTAAAAAAGAAGGTTATTACCCGGCAGATAAGTTCGAACTTGTTGAAGGACGTGTCCATGCCCATAAAGACGGTTTTGGTTTTGTTTGCTTAGATGACGCGGATGATGTGTTTTTAAGTGTTGGGCAAATGAAAGCCCTATGGCATGGCGACACGGTACAAGCACGTATTTCAGGCACGGGGTCGAAAGGTCGCCGTGAAGGCACCGTTGTTGATATTATTGAGCGTGGTGTTGAGCATGTCACCGGGCGGTTTTTTAAGTCAGCTAGAGGCAGTTATGTTGAGCCTGATGATAAGAAAACCAAACAGCGTATTTTTATCACGTCTGAAAATAGTGGCGGCGCTGAAAATGGTCAGATGGTGAACGTACTTATTACTTCACATCCAAGCTATCGTCGCCAGGCCGATGGTCGTGTTGTTGAAATCTTGGGTGATTATATGGCCCCTGGGATGGAAACCGATGTTGCCTTGCGGGTTCATAATATCCCTCATGAATGGCCTGAAGCTGTCCAAGAACAGATTAATAGCTTTAGTGAAGAGGTCTTAGAGAAAGATAAAAAAGGTCGAGTGGATCTAAGAGAGCTGCCACTCGTGACGATTGACGGTGAAGATGCGCGTGACTTTGATGATGCGGTGTATTGTGAGAAAAAGGCCAGTGGCGGTTGGCGACTTTATGTTGCGATTGCTGATGTTAGTCATTATGTGCGTAAAGGTAGTGCCTTAGATAAAGAGGCGCTAAAACGAGGTAATTCAGTCTATTTCTCCGGCCGTGTTGTGCCGATGTTGCCGGAAGTGTTATCGAATGGCTTGTGCTCATTGAACCCTCATGTTGATCGGTTGTGTATGGTCAGTGAGATGACCATCAGTGCAGCGGGGCGTTTATCCGGCTATAAATTTTATCAGGCGGTGATGCGTTCTCATGCGCGTTTAACCTACACCGATGTGAGTCAAATTTTAGAGCATGATGATACGACGTTAAAAGAAAAATATCGTGAATTAGTGCCGCATTTGCAAAGCTTATATGCGATGTATCAGGTACTGTTAAAGCGCCGTGAAGAGCGCGGTGCATTAGATTTTGAAACGACGGAGTTAAAAGTATTATTCCGACCCGATCGCAAGATTGATAAAATTGTACCGACAGTGCGTAACGAAGCGCATCGCTTAATCGAAGAGTGTATGCTCTGTGCCAATGTGGCAACCGCACGCTTTTTGCGTAAACATAAACTTGCAGCATTATACCGTGTTCATGAAGGGCCGAAAGCAGATAAAGTCGTTGATGTGCGCAAGTTTTTCTCTGAACTCGGCTTAACTTTGGGTGGTGGCAGTAAGCCGAGTCCTCAAGATTATTCGGCGGCACTAAAGTCGATTCAGGGTCGAGATGATTTTAATATTGTTCAAACCGTATTATTACGCTCTTTAATGCAAGCGGTGTATGCACCGGATGAGAAAGGTCACTTTGGCTTAGCTTACCCTGCTTATACTCATTTTACCTCGCCGATTCGTCGTTATCCGGATCTATTGATTCATCGTGCGATTCGTCATCAGCTGGGCTTAACCGGCGGTGTGGGCTATAGCGAAGAAAAAATGGCGCACTATGGTGAGCATTGTTCAATGACAGAGCGTCGTGCGGATGAAGCAACACGTGATGCATTAGATGCTTTAAAATGTGAATATATGTTGGATAAAATCGGTGAGACTTTTACCGGAACCATTTCAGCCGTCACTCACTTTGGTATTTTTGTGCAGATCAAAGATGTTTATATCGAAGGTTTGGTGCATGTAAGTCAATTGCAGGGTGATTATTATCACTTCGATGCCACTCGTCATTGCTTAATGGGTGAACGGACGAAGCGTTCTTATACTTTAGGTGATGAAGTAGAAATTATCGTGGCCAATGTCAATCTTGACACAAAGATGATTGACTTTTCTTTAACCGAGTTTTTGCAAGAAAATGCCCAAGTTAAAGAAAAATCTAAGTCTAAATCTCAACGCCGTAGATCAAAAACAACTAAGAAAAAATCAACTGAAGCTCAAGCGAAACCTAAAAATGGTAACGGCTAA